A stretch of the Leptolyngbyaceae cyanobacterium genome encodes the following:
- a CDS encoding RDD family protein: MRFFNRVTLQTPESVELEFTLAGIGNRAFALTIDYFALFITLFLFWIIWALLAIQIVNYLGNLNNLGLWLLAIAIFINFIIYVGYFVFFEVIWQGQTPGKRYAKIRVIREDGRRVGIQQASLRALLRPVDDTFFIGAFLIIFGKKEKRLGDMVAGTLVVQEEYMVATTNFPISPEAEQFAIELAQMANLSFLLPDDFAMIREYLQRRSGMTANAKSELASQMEQHFRNKIELESLPNGLNSQVFLEAIYLAYQQQSSNPNP; encoded by the coding sequence ATGCGTTTTTTTAATCGAGTTACGCTCCAAACACCTGAAAGCGTAGAATTGGAGTTCACATTAGCAGGGATTGGCAATCGTGCTTTTGCCTTGACGATCGATTATTTTGCTTTGTTCATCACGCTCTTTTTGTTTTGGATTATCTGGGCTTTGTTAGCCATTCAGATAGTGAATTATCTAGGCAATTTAAATAATTTGGGGCTTTGGCTATTAGCGATCGCAATTTTCATCAACTTCATTATCTATGTAGGTTACTTCGTCTTTTTTGAAGTAATTTGGCAAGGACAAACACCCGGAAAACGCTACGCTAAAATTCGCGTAATTCGCGAAGACGGGCGGCGAGTTGGCATTCAACAAGCCAGCCTCAGAGCATTGCTGCGTCCGGTAGACGATACTTTTTTTATAGGAGCTTTTTTAATCATTTTTGGTAAGAAAGAAAAGCGGTTAGGAGATATGGTAGCAGGAACTTTAGTAGTTCAAGAAGAATATATGGTTGCTACTACGAACTTTCCGATTTCTCCAGAAGCCGAACAATTTGCGATCGAATTAGCACAAATGGCAAATTTATCTTTTTTGTTACCAGATGACTTCGCAATGATTCGCGAATATTTGCAACGGCGCAGCGGAATGACTGCTAATGCTAAATCAGAATTAGCTTCCCAAATGGAGCAACACTTTAGAAATAAAATAGAATTAGAAAGTTTGCCAAATGGGT